A stretch of the Ptychodera flava strain L36383 chromosome 18, AS_Pfla_20210202, whole genome shotgun sequence genome encodes the following:
- the LOC139117268 gene encoding uncharacterized protein encodes MEACRRYDAECRRKRKNLDGCNRLLKTFLTKVHTDSQNLSPTQRKRLDEHTVELLKSLEAVLTQTGSNVSESPRLSRLVNIGGYEEKLQTFDRTPRPPLEMGQLLEKDMLTWLREMYVDMRLPDNVENPLSARTMCYCFQSHLSDAKFYGACVGSFVGAENLKKYFIEGLENTWFKDRIVSALESARNGKLNSPVPFDSRVECSAFQFGNKNVVFNDKHNIGQCYRCKKLFRNVKFNPDRQPGREDEGFPWGNCAEYYALSKL; translated from the exons ATGGAAGCATGCAGACGATATGATGCTGAATGTCGTAGGAAAAGGAAGAACTTGGATGGCTGCAATAGACTGCTTAAGACTTTTTTGACCAAGGTTCACACAGATTCTCAAAATCTTTCGCCAACTCAACGGAAAAGACTCGATGAACACACTGTAGAG TTGCTGAAAAGTTTAGAAGCAGTTCTGACACAAACCGGCTCAAATGTGAGCGAATCGCCACGTCTTTCACGTTTAGTTAATATAGGGGGATAtgaggaaaaattgcaaacgtTTGACCGTACACCACGACCGCCGTTAGAAATG GGCCAACTGCTTGAGAAAGACATGCTTACATGGCTAAGGGAGATGTATGTCGACATGAGACTTCCTGACAATGTGGAGAATCCGCTATCAGCTCGTACAATGTGTTACTGTTTCCAGTCACACTTAAGCGATGCTAAGTTTTACGGGGCATGCGTTGGCAGCTTTGTCGGAGCCGAAaacctgaaaaaatatttcattgaaggcTTAGAGAATACGTGGTTCAAAGACAGAATAGTTAGTGCCTTGGAATCTGCCAGAAATGGAAAGTTGAACTCCCCTGTCCCATTTGACTCAAGGGTCGAATGCTCAGCATTCCAATTTGGCAACAAAAACGTAGTCTTCAATGACAAGCATAATATCGGGCAGTGTTACAGATGTAAAAAGCTTTTTCGAAACGTCAAATTTAACCCGGATCGACAGCCTGGTAGAGAGGATGAAGGATTTCCATGGGGAAATTGTGCAGAGTATTACGCTTTAAGTAAATTGTAA